TTTCTCAAACCGGACGGGCAACTTTGGGTGTCAGATTGATCAAAGTGGATGACGATTCAATTGTTTCAACTATGACTAAGATTGCTTCTGACGATTCAGAAACTGAAGATGATTCGACTTCTTCAACTGAATCAGAAACTGATACAACAGATTCTTCGACTGATTCTGAAAATAATAAATAAAAGCTAATCGTTTCTGCGTAATTTGATATGTACCTTGATAAAGGTGCGTGTCAGGCAGAAACGATTTTTTATTAGAATTTTTTCTAGTAATTGCTAGGGATTTATGATAAACTCATAACTTGTGAGTATAAAATTGCAGTTAATTTATGCTCCTTGTTCTTTAATTAGAACCATTAGACCATAAGGAGGTGTACAGTCCATGGCTGAAGCACATTACGAAATTACATATATCATCAAACCTGATATTGAAGAAGACGCAAAGAAAACATTAATCGATCGTTACGATAAGATCATTACTGACAACGGCGCCAAAGTAATCGACTCAAAAGACTGGGAAAAGAAACGTTTAGCATATGAAATTGCTAACTACAAAGAAGGTATCTATCATATTATCAATGTAGATGCTGAAAATGATGAAGCAATTAACGAATTCGACCGTCTTTCAAAGATCGACGATAACATTCTTCGTCACATGATCGTTAGACGTGAAGACTAGTTTTGTTTCACGTGAAACAATTAAGGAGGCAGATAAATGATTAATCGAGTAGTTCTAGTTGGACGCCTGACACGTGATCCTGAATTAAGATACACTGCCAATGGGGCAGCGGTTGCTAGTTTTACTGTTGCTGTTAATCGACAATTTACTAATTCTCAAGGTGAACGCGAAGCCGATTTTATTAATTGTGTTATTTGGAGAAAAGCCGCCGAGAATTTTTCTAATTTTACTAATAAAGGTTCGCTTGTTGGAATTGATGGACGTCTTCAAACACGTAACTATGAAAACCAACAAGGACAAAGAGTTTATGTAACTGAGGTAGTTGTTGAAAACTTCTCATTACTAGAATCTCGTGCCGAAAGTGAAAAGAGGAATTCAGGTAGCAATAACTCTAACCAATCTTCTAACTATAATAATTCAAATCAATCAAATCAGTCTCCATACAGTAACAACAATAGTTACAACAGTAATAACGGCAATTCTAATACTAATAATAGTAGCAATGCTAACAATAGTAATAATGCCAATAGCAACAATAATCAATCTAACAACTCAAACAATAATATGAGCGATCCGTTTGCTGACAACAGTAAGCCAATCGACATATCTGATGACGATTTACCATTTTAAAATTTTAATATAGAAGGGAGCAATTATAATGGCCCAACAAAGACGAGGCGGACGTAGAAGACGTAAAGTTGACTTCATCGCTGCTAATCATATCGAATACATCGATTACAAAGATACAGACTTACTTAAGAGATTTATCTCAGAACGTGGTAAGATTTTGCCAAGACGTGTTACTGGTACAAGTGCCAAGAACCAACGTAAGCTTACAATCGCAATCAAGAGAGCAAGAATCATGGCTCTATTACCATTCGTTGCTGAAGACTAATTTTTAGTAAATGATTAAGATCACTCATATGGTGGTCTTTTTTTTATGCGCTCTTAGTGGCTACGCCACTTAAAGCGCATTATGCATGTGACCGGAAGGGCACATGCGAACCAGGGATTTGTCTATGCCACTAAAAATAAATATAACTAAAAAAAACAATTCCTTAAATTAAATGGCAACGCTTTCTAAATTTTGCCAAATATCTGATTTTAAAAACTCTGAATCGTGTTCGTGATTATCAACGTACTCAAAAATTATCGCAAATAACATTAATTGAAAAATTAGTGTCGCGCCAAACAATAAATTTAATTAAGAATAGCGAATACAATCCGTCGCTAGATTTATGTTTGAAGTCAATGTGGATTTTCTAGACTGATTTGAATACGTTTTTTTTATAGTTCTTATTTTGTTTACCTGGAATGGAATTCGTCTGGCATTATCACAAACAATCTTTCCATTTATTATTCTAATATCAATAAAACTGAATAAAGATGTGCTAGTTGAAGATAAAAGTTAAAGTATACCTAACTTTCTCAAAAAAATAATAAATAATTGATAAACACCAGCATCTAATTTGATAAAAGATGTTGGTGTTTTTATAATCGCATATATGAAGAAAGAAATGGTCTGCTGTGATAAAATTAAGAGGTATATCTAAGAGGGGACTATTATGAAAAAGATAAAATCTAATCTGAAATTCTTCCTTTCGCGAGTTGATCATTCGACTCAACTCACGGCAATCTCTTTGATAATAATGTTAATCTCCATTTTAGTAGTTGGCTTGTTCCATGGATCTATTAGTGGTTATATTCAAGCTATTTTGGTGATTATTGCATTAATTTTGTTTGTCTATTTGTTCCTATTATTAGGTGAAAAAGCCGGTAAATACACAAATAACTTACAATATCGAATTGATCGAGGAACGGATAACAGTTTTGTTGAATATCCATTGGGGATACTTTTATACGATACTGATAAACAAATTCAATGGGTTAATCCTTATTTTGTCGAAAGAACAGGATTTAATCCATCCAATAGTATGAGCGTCAAAGATATTTCGGCG
This sequence is a window from Companilactobacillus alimentarius DSM 20249. Protein-coding genes within it:
- the rpsF gene encoding 30S ribosomal protein S6, coding for MAEAHYEITYIIKPDIEEDAKKTLIDRYDKIITDNGAKVIDSKDWEKKRLAYEIANYKEGIYHIINVDAENDEAINEFDRLSKIDDNILRHMIVRRED
- the ssb gene encoding single-stranded DNA-binding protein, encoding MINRVVLVGRLTRDPELRYTANGAAVASFTVAVNRQFTNSQGEREADFINCVIWRKAAENFSNFTNKGSLVGIDGRLQTRNYENQQGQRVYVTEVVVENFSLLESRAESEKRNSGSNNSNQSSNYNNSNQSNQSPYSNNNSYNSNNGNSNTNNSSNANNSNNANSNNNQSNNSNNNMSDPFADNSKPIDISDDDLPF
- the rpsR gene encoding 30S ribosomal protein S18, which encodes MAQQRRGGRRRRKVDFIAANHIEYIDYKDTDLLKRFISERGKILPRRVTGTSAKNQRKLTIAIKRARIMALLPFVAED
- a CDS encoding helix-turn-helix transcriptional regulator, which translates into the protein MNRVRDYQRTQKLSQITLIEKLVSRQTINLIKNSEYNPSLDLCLKSMWIF